The following proteins are encoded in a genomic region of Streptomyces sp. NBC_01723:
- a CDS encoding type IIL restriction-modification enzyme MmeI, translating into MLSPQQAEELIQRDPRNRDVLFPYLNGEDLNSRPDCSASRWVINFHDWPEERAREYPEVFAIVERDVKPERLKNNRKVYRDYWWQYAEKRPAMLKAIKGLDSVLAVALVSRTVMPVSVPTGQVFSHMLGVFAASDSAHLALLDSGIHYAWAIARASSLKGDLRYTPSDVYETMPLPTGSTTMAVAGAELDQIRRSVMLQRGLGLTKLYNLVHDPSIIDADIHALRAAHVEVDHAVMQAYDWQDLHFRHDFTTTRKSTRFSLPQPVQTEVIDRLLELNHAQHGGKADFLLF; encoded by the coding sequence ATCCTGTCGCCCCAGCAGGCCGAGGAGCTCATCCAGCGCGACCCGCGCAACCGCGACGTCCTCTTCCCCTACCTCAACGGCGAGGACCTCAACTCCCGTCCGGACTGCTCGGCGAGCCGCTGGGTGATCAACTTCCATGACTGGCCCGAGGAGCGGGCCCGTGAATACCCTGAAGTATTCGCCATCGTGGAACGCGACGTGAAGCCCGAGCGACTCAAGAACAACCGCAAGGTCTATCGCGATTACTGGTGGCAGTATGCAGAGAAGCGTCCGGCCATGCTTAAGGCGATCAAGGGACTGGACAGTGTCTTGGCGGTGGCACTCGTGTCCCGAACCGTGATGCCAGTTTCGGTACCGACAGGACAGGTCTTCTCACACATGCTTGGGGTGTTCGCAGCTTCGGATTCTGCCCACTTGGCGTTGCTGGACAGCGGTATCCACTACGCGTGGGCAATCGCACGGGCGTCCAGCCTCAAGGGAGACCTTCGCTATACGCCGTCAGATGTTTACGAGACAATGCCGTTGCCTACCGGCAGCACGACCATGGCCGTTGCAGGTGCCGAGCTTGATCAAATCCGGCGATCTGTCATGCTCCAACGCGGCCTTGGTCTGACCAAGCTCTACAACCTCGTTCACGACCCGAGCATCATCGACGCAGATATCCATGCTCTGCGTGCAGCACATGTGGAGGTCGACCATGCCGTGATGCAGGCCTACGACTGGCAAGACCTGCACTTCCGGCACGACTTCACAACGACTCGAAAGAGCACGCGCTTCAGCCTACCCCAGCCGGTCCAGACTGAAGTGATCGACCGATTGCTCGAACTGAACCACGCCCAGCACGGGGGAAAAGCCGACTTCCTGCTCTTTTGA
- a CDS encoding ATP-binding protein: MSRPHRLIGCASGRDFALCLTLTPESVRVEVTDTRPGGLPAYTQRLPELPATEAESGCGLLLVEALADRWCTGPQGPCTKTLWAEVDRAPSHC; the protein is encoded by the coding sequence GTGTCGCGCCCGCATCGCCTGATCGGCTGCGCGTCGGGACGGGACTTCGCGCTGTGCCTGACGCTGACGCCGGAGTCGGTGCGTGTCGAGGTCACCGACACCCGGCCGGGCGGGCTTCCCGCCTACACCCAGAGACTGCCCGAACTGCCAGCGACGGAGGCCGAGTCGGGGTGCGGGCTGCTACTTGTGGAAGCCCTCGCCGACCGCTGGTGCACGGGACCGCAGGGCCCCTGCACCAAGACGCTGTGGGCCGAGGTGGATCGGGCGCCCAGTCACTGCTGA
- a CDS encoding type II toxin-antitoxin system Phd/YefM family antitoxin, whose product MEIPEVVTVSDARARLSRILTDLSESGADADPVLIGAHRKPQGVLLSVEAFEALSSRAARRAAVASATGSIEAEGLHASEASDRDTEAYVKGDLDADALVARAITRHRQTSERRAG is encoded by the coding sequence ATGGAGATCCCCGAAGTCGTGACTGTCAGCGACGCGCGCGCGAGACTGTCGCGGATCCTGACCGACCTGTCGGAGTCCGGCGCGGATGCCGACCCGGTCCTGATCGGCGCCCACCGCAAACCCCAGGGCGTCCTCCTGTCCGTCGAGGCCTTCGAGGCGCTGAGCAGCCGAGCGGCACGACGTGCGGCCGTCGCCTCGGCCACGGGCTCCATCGAGGCCGAAGGGCTCCACGCCTCCGAGGCCTCCGACCGCGACACCGAGGCGTACGTGAAGGGCGACCTCGACGCGGACGCCCTTGTCGCCCGCGCGATCACCCGCCACCGTCAGACCTCGGAGCGGCGGGCAGGGTGA
- a CDS encoding tyrosine-type recombinase/integrase → MVLDAFIAAQHVDGYSINTIRARARCIRAIAKAALVRVEDLTVDHVMAYFAVRSLKPWSRRTYLNHLQAFGRWRGVDLVTGIRKPPAPRSTPNPLPEGDLARITSVARGHHRAWVLLGAFCGLRAHETAKLRREDISVLQDGEVVLRVQGKGGRTDIVPVPPVVTQKLDLTAEGRLWGGVTPERVSRTVAAIAAKEGIRMRYHQLRHRFGTAVYRASGRDLLLTQRLMRHASPATTAGYAAVADDQIHKVIGLLPGADPNRKRHDGERGVTGCQQCRARIA, encoded by the coding sequence ATGGTCCTCGATGCCTTCATTGCTGCACAGCATGTGGACGGATACTCGATCAACACCATCCGTGCCAGAGCCCGCTGTATTCGCGCCATCGCCAAGGCGGCCCTCGTTCGGGTTGAGGACTTAACAGTCGATCATGTGATGGCCTACTTCGCGGTGCGCTCGCTCAAGCCGTGGTCCCGGCGGACCTACCTCAACCACTTACAGGCTTTTGGTAGATGGAGAGGCGTAGATCTTGTCACAGGCATTCGAAAGCCGCCGGCACCGCGTTCAACGCCGAACCCTCTGCCGGAGGGGGACCTGGCCCGCATTACTTCAGTCGCACGGGGCCATCATCGCGCGTGGGTGCTCTTGGGGGCCTTCTGTGGTCTGCGAGCGCATGAGACAGCCAAGCTCAGACGTGAGGACATATCGGTTCTCCAGGACGGCGAGGTCGTCCTGCGGGTGCAAGGCAAGGGTGGACGTACCGATATCGTCCCGGTCCCTCCCGTTGTCACTCAGAAGCTAGACCTCACGGCCGAGGGGCGCCTATGGGGCGGAGTCACCCCTGAGCGAGTTTCGCGCACGGTCGCTGCCATCGCGGCCAAGGAGGGCATCCGTATGCGCTACCACCAGCTGAGGCACCGCTTCGGGACAGCCGTCTATCGCGCCTCGGGGCGTGATCTCCTGCTCACCCAGCGCCTGATGCGGCACGCTTCACCGGCGACGACCGCAGGGTATGCGGCAGTGGCCGACGATCAAATCCACAAGGTGATCGGGTTGTTGCCGGGCGCAGACCCCAACCGCAAGAGGCACGATGGTGAGCGAGGGGTGACAGGCTGTCAACAGTGTCGCGCCCGCATCGCCTGA
- the drmA gene encoding DISARM system helicase DrmA produces the protein MPSSLPAAPGVPPHPLNEVPQTFRPGDSYDVRDGLVTYIRRDLLGPWDGETEELPHRSAGPRDRYLVGMLGPRPDGGDDARRMARSAAQTGDDELGSDDGQAAEGGELPERLTPQAAGRIWASSMGLSFVVPASIGTLSVTARWGRYSLTDRIVDTSPNPVRVWGREPVMHHPIDVQVTRAGDQRRVLEGDDTHGIHLDVQVRERPAGAAGEDLRVVEVALVNRLPESTSDRRDTQWLFQTGLEMTAFPDDRAAVFLPIDDPLDPRSAGASEEPEERRLRLLYRDSLRYAVGRNVAVTAGVRHGERRAHRLATTWLPEYDVRATTAPKIDEQPLLAGLELGMDELAALALPGRRAELSAALAPLADGYSTWLQTQREKTRTLPADLRTAAEAAIDQAEDVCHRIAFGIDVLSTDDDALEAFRFANRAMALQRRNTAIAGRRAGHEDDPASYRRAHEEVHAQGKEAAEWRPFQLAFVLLNLASLSAPGHPHRGTGREALVDLLFFPTGGGKTEAYLGLAAYTFALRRLQGIVGSGTEAHDGSAGVAVLMRYTLRLLTAQQFQRAAALMSACEVLRREEYARDRRWGGTPFRIGLWVGTSVSPNWFGEAQEQIAGARESASDKHARVIQVLSCPWCGQGLTAHSNMDYDADRRRVLLYCPRGEGADRCPFSRLGSPDEGIPVLTVDEEIYRLAPAMVIATVDKFAQLPWNGYAGLLFGRVTEWCPRHGYRHDDLDERTGCRSRHTRKGTLEAVAAQPVTRLRPPDLIIQDELHLISGALGTTVGLFEAAIDQLCSWTYSDRDGVRHDVGPKIVASTATTKRAAEQVRGVFARQVAVFPPQVLDVGDTFFSRQVELARDNPGRRYLGVCAHGTRLKAAEIRVAEILLLAAQEQFDTYGDAADPYMTLVGYFNATRELAGMRRYLDDDIATRVRSNGGRKGHDTIANRIPTKSGMLTIQELTSRISSADISATLKRLESPFDPERDTTERRKAFAAEYVAARRDKREPRARMTPVQERAVDVVLATSMLQVGVDVSRFGLMLVVGQPKNTAEYIQASSRVGRDARRPGLVVTLYNWSRPRDLAHFEDFAHYHATFYRQVEALSVTPFTRRALDRGTAPTYIAALRQAAYENSRNTDAQHVDLHGDLARQVEQRLLERADRVGGQRAQDYLTERIDALKDRWEERREGGGILGYRKEKKKDTLVTGLLHRADGSRWDELTVPMSMRETENELNLLLPGGGNFVDQPTNGGPAWYFGAAGSKDTSADEDTGGDGGTPVDADEYGDAATAAGKGRR, from the coding sequence ATGCCGTCGTCCCTGCCCGCCGCCCCCGGCGTGCCGCCGCATCCGTTGAATGAGGTGCCGCAGACCTTCCGCCCCGGGGACTCGTACGACGTACGTGACGGGCTGGTGACGTACATCCGGCGGGACCTCCTCGGCCCATGGGACGGGGAGACGGAGGAACTGCCGCACCGGTCGGCGGGGCCGCGCGACCGGTACCTCGTGGGCATGCTCGGGCCCCGCCCGGACGGTGGCGACGACGCCCGCCGGATGGCTCGCAGTGCCGCCCAGACCGGCGACGACGAGCTCGGCAGCGACGACGGGCAGGCCGCCGAGGGCGGCGAGCTGCCCGAACGCCTCACCCCGCAGGCCGCCGGCCGTATCTGGGCCTCCTCCATGGGGCTGTCCTTCGTGGTCCCGGCGTCCATCGGCACCCTCAGCGTCACCGCCCGCTGGGGGCGGTACTCGCTGACCGACAGGATCGTCGACACCAGCCCCAACCCTGTGCGGGTGTGGGGGCGCGAGCCCGTGATGCACCACCCCATCGACGTCCAGGTCACCCGTGCCGGCGACCAGCGGCGCGTCCTGGAGGGGGACGACACTCACGGCATCCACCTCGACGTACAGGTCCGTGAACGCCCGGCGGGAGCGGCCGGCGAGGACCTGCGCGTCGTGGAGGTCGCTCTCGTCAACCGGCTCCCCGAGAGCACCTCCGACCGCAGGGACACCCAGTGGCTGTTCCAGACCGGTCTGGAGATGACCGCGTTCCCCGACGACCGGGCGGCCGTCTTCCTGCCCATCGACGACCCGCTCGACCCCCGGTCCGCCGGGGCCTCCGAGGAACCGGAGGAGCGGCGGCTGCGCCTGCTCTACCGCGACAGCCTCCGCTACGCCGTCGGCCGCAACGTCGCCGTCACGGCCGGCGTCCGCCACGGCGAGCGGCGGGCCCACCGGCTGGCCACCACCTGGCTGCCGGAGTACGACGTGCGCGCCACCACCGCCCCCAAAATCGATGAACAGCCGCTGCTGGCCGGGCTGGAACTCGGCATGGACGAACTCGCGGCCCTCGCCCTGCCCGGACGCCGCGCGGAACTGAGCGCAGCCCTGGCCCCGCTTGCCGACGGCTACAGCACCTGGCTCCAGACCCAGCGGGAGAAGACGCGGACCCTCCCCGCCGACCTGCGTACAGCCGCAGAGGCGGCCATCGACCAGGCCGAGGACGTGTGTCACCGCATCGCCTTCGGTATCGACGTCCTGTCCACGGACGACGACGCGCTCGAAGCGTTCCGGTTCGCCAACCGGGCGATGGCCCTCCAGCGGCGCAACACCGCCATCGCCGGCCGACGCGCCGGACACGAGGACGACCCCGCCTCCTACCGACGCGCCCATGAGGAGGTGCACGCACAGGGCAAGGAGGCGGCCGAATGGCGGCCCTTCCAGCTCGCCTTCGTCCTGCTCAACCTCGCCTCACTGAGCGCACCCGGCCACCCGCACCGCGGCACTGGCCGCGAGGCCCTCGTCGACCTGCTGTTCTTCCCCACCGGCGGCGGCAAGACCGAGGCCTACCTGGGCCTCGCCGCGTACACCTTCGCCCTGCGCAGGCTCCAAGGCATCGTGGGCAGCGGCACCGAGGCCCACGACGGCAGTGCGGGCGTCGCCGTCCTCATGCGCTACACCCTGCGGCTGCTGACGGCCCAGCAGTTCCAGCGGGCCGCTGCCCTCATGAGCGCCTGTGAGGTGCTGCGGCGCGAGGAGTACGCGCGTGACCGACGCTGGGGCGGCACCCCGTTCCGTATCGGACTGTGGGTGGGGACCTCCGTGTCTCCCAACTGGTTCGGCGAGGCACAGGAGCAGATCGCGGGTGCCCGGGAGAGTGCCAGCGACAAGCACGCACGCGTCATCCAGGTCCTCAGCTGCCCCTGGTGCGGACAGGGCCTGACCGCCCACTCCAACATGGACTACGACGCCGACCGGCGCCGCGTGCTGCTGTACTGCCCGCGAGGCGAAGGCGCGGACCGCTGTCCCTTCTCCCGGCTCGGTTCACCCGACGAGGGCATCCCCGTGCTCACCGTCGACGAGGAGATCTACCGCCTCGCCCCCGCCATGGTCATCGCTACTGTCGACAAGTTCGCCCAGCTGCCCTGGAACGGCTACGCCGGGCTGCTGTTCGGCCGAGTCACCGAATGGTGCCCGCGCCACGGCTACCGCCACGACGACCTCGACGAGCGAACCGGCTGCCGTAGCCGTCACACCCGAAAGGGGACGCTGGAAGCGGTGGCTGCCCAGCCCGTCACCCGGCTGCGGCCCCCGGACCTGATCATCCAGGACGAGCTGCACCTGATCTCCGGCGCCCTCGGCACCACCGTCGGACTCTTCGAGGCCGCCATCGACCAACTGTGCAGCTGGACGTACTCCGATCGCGACGGCGTACGTCACGACGTCGGTCCGAAGATCGTCGCGTCCACCGCCACCACCAAGCGCGCCGCCGAGCAGGTGCGCGGCGTCTTCGCCCGCCAGGTCGCCGTCTTCCCGCCACAGGTCCTCGACGTCGGCGACACCTTCTTCTCCCGGCAGGTGGAACTCGCCCGGGACAACCCAGGCCGCCGCTACCTCGGCGTGTGCGCCCACGGCACCCGGCTCAAGGCCGCCGAGATCCGGGTCGCCGAGATCCTGCTGCTCGCCGCGCAGGAGCAGTTCGACACCTACGGAGACGCAGCAGACCCGTACATGACGCTCGTCGGCTACTTCAACGCCACCCGTGAACTCGCCGGCATGCGGCGCTACCTCGACGACGACATCGCCACCCGTGTCCGTAGCAACGGCGGCCGCAAGGGGCACGACACGATCGCGAACCGCATCCCTACCAAATCCGGGATGCTCACCATCCAGGAACTGACCTCCCGCATCTCCTCGGCGGACATCAGTGCCACCCTCAAACGGCTGGAGTCCCCCTTCGACCCGGAACGGGACACCACGGAGCGTCGCAAGGCCTTCGCCGCCGAATACGTGGCGGCACGGCGGGACAAGCGCGAACCGCGGGCCCGCATGACGCCCGTGCAGGAACGCGCGGTGGACGTCGTCCTGGCCACCTCCATGCTCCAGGTCGGCGTCGACGTCTCCCGCTTCGGCCTGATGCTCGTCGTCGGCCAGCCCAAGAACACCGCCGAGTACATCCAGGCGTCCTCCCGCGTCGGCCGTGACGCGCGGCGTCCCGGCCTGGTCGTCACCCTCTACAACTGGTCCCGGCCGCGCGACCTGGCGCACTTCGAGGACTTCGCGCACTACCACGCGACCTTCTACCGCCAGGTCGAAGCCCTGTCGGTCACCCCGTTCACCCGCCGCGCACTCGACCGCGGCACCGCACCGACGTACATCGCGGCGTTGCGCCAGGCTGCCTACGAGAACTCCCGCAACACCGACGCCCAGCACGTGGATCTTCACGGCGACCTCGCCCGGCAGGTCGAACAGCGGCTGCTGGAACGGGCGGACCGAGTCGGCGGTCAACGCGCGCAGGACTATCTCACCGAACGCATCGACGCCCTCAAGGACCGCTGGGAGGAACGGCGCGAGGGCGGCGGCATCCTGGGCTACCGCAAGGAGAAGAAGAAGGACACCCTGGTTACCGGACTTCTCCACCGTGCCGACGGCTCGCGATGGGACGAACTCACCGTACCCATGTCCATGCGGGAGACGGAGAACGAACTCAACCTGCTGCTGCCCGGCGGCGGTAACTTCGTGGACCAGCCCACCAACGGCGGCCCCGCCTGGTACTTCGGGGCTGCGGGCAGCAAGGACACGTCCGCCGATGAGGATACCGGCGGTGACGGTGGCACACCGGTCGACGCCGATGAGTACGGAGACGCCGCAACCGCGGCAGGAAAGGGACGGCGATGA
- a CDS encoding Fic/DOC family protein, producing MNDPYAMPNGVLRNKLGITDHQPLAAAEADITRARLVLLAERPLPGAYDLGHLQAFHAAVFGDIYAWAGELRTVNIAKRTPFCPARNLVPYAGEVFGRLASSGHLRDLPRQEFAIQLAELYGDMNVLHPFREGNGRAQRAFLAQLSADAGYDVNWSGMDAQRNEDASVKSFLGDNSLLEQLLDELITTTG from the coding sequence GTGAACGATCCGTACGCCATGCCCAACGGCGTGCTGCGCAACAAGCTCGGCATCACCGACCATCAACCGCTCGCGGCAGCAGAGGCGGACATCACCCGGGCGCGCCTCGTCCTGCTCGCCGAACGCCCCCTGCCCGGTGCGTACGACCTCGGTCATCTCCAGGCGTTCCATGCCGCGGTCTTCGGGGACATCTATGCGTGGGCAGGCGAGTTACGCACCGTGAACATCGCCAAGCGCACGCCGTTCTGTCCGGCGAGAAACCTGGTGCCCTACGCCGGAGAGGTCTTCGGTCGTCTCGCCTCCTCCGGCCATCTGCGGGATCTCCCCCGCCAGGAGTTCGCAATCCAACTGGCCGAGCTGTACGGCGACATGAACGTCCTCCACCCGTTCCGCGAGGGCAACGGCCGCGCCCAGCGAGCGTTCCTGGCCCAGCTCAGCGCTGACGCGGGATACGACGTGAACTGGTCGGGCATGGACGCCCAGCGCAATGAGGACGCCTCGGTGAAGAGCTTCCTCGGCGACAACAGCCTGTTGGAGCAACTGCTCGACGAACTCATCACCACCACGGGCTGA
- a CDS encoding lipase/acyltransferase domain-containing protein, which translates to MSATLGNALQCRHAYGPRLSRLRVRHAGYRSRMTYGGTERAGMSFGAGVAPWTPTPPVIRDATHDAVIVVPGIMGSALRDTTTGRLVWGLRDPRWVVEAWRHEDGMRPLHLDDDERSGRYGRIEATELLRVPTVAPFLKGFEPYGDLLDAVRAVARPKAVLEFAYDWRLPVAVNGARLAEAAHDHLARWRASEEHARARCSHPDEREARLVFVAHSMGGLVTRAAFAHAASQGSDLTPETRAVVTLGTPFLGSVMAAVILNGDHSGRLPARLRRRMQALCATLPGVHDLLPDYRCVDAGLDVHRLTPADVAVLGGDAELAREAQEFQQHLREKGPALPGHRAVVGVAQPTVQSLRLDSGVVHEQYLSFERNGDGGLARDRNGIPLRRDRAGDGTVYRDAASFGPTMGVTPLPLQHGALAKDSVAIAYIRAVLTEHDQDLGPALGEGDIGLDVPDCVEAGRPWLLRLRPGPGSVLDTYAGITCTVQDAETGLRVATGRLGWHDGEIGASITLPGPGLYRVRADTGGNAPVTQLVLALDSDDD; encoded by the coding sequence ATGAGCGCGACATTGGGCAACGCGCTACAGTGTCGCCACGCCTACGGTCCTCGGCTTTCCCGCCTCCGCGTGAGGCATGCCGGATATCGTTCCCGCATGACGTATGGGGGGACCGAGCGAGCCGGTATGTCCTTTGGCGCGGGCGTGGCGCCCTGGACGCCGACACCACCCGTGATCCGGGATGCCACGCATGATGCGGTGATCGTGGTGCCGGGGATCATGGGCAGCGCCTTGCGCGACACCACGACCGGGCGGTTGGTGTGGGGACTGCGTGATCCTCGGTGGGTGGTCGAGGCATGGCGGCACGAGGACGGGATGCGCCCGCTGCACCTGGACGACGACGAACGATCCGGCCGGTACGGTCGGATCGAAGCCACCGAGTTGCTGCGCGTCCCGACGGTGGCGCCGTTCCTGAAGGGCTTCGAGCCGTACGGCGATCTTCTTGACGCCGTCCGTGCTGTCGCCCGCCCCAAGGCCGTACTTGAGTTCGCGTACGACTGGCGGCTCCCCGTCGCCGTCAATGGAGCGCGGCTGGCGGAAGCCGCTCACGATCACCTGGCGCGGTGGCGCGCCAGCGAGGAGCATGCTCGGGCACGTTGCTCGCATCCGGACGAGCGCGAGGCGCGTTTGGTGTTCGTCGCCCATTCCATGGGCGGACTGGTCACCCGGGCCGCCTTCGCCCACGCCGCCTCCCAGGGCAGCGACCTGACCCCTGAAACCAGGGCCGTGGTCACCCTCGGTACCCCGTTCCTGGGTTCGGTCATGGCGGCCGTCATCCTCAATGGTGACCACTCCGGCCGGCTGCCCGCCCGGCTGCGGCGCCGAATGCAGGCCCTGTGCGCGACACTGCCCGGTGTACACGACCTGCTGCCAGATTACCGCTGCGTCGACGCGGGTCTCGATGTCCACCGGCTCACCCCGGCCGACGTGGCAGTCCTGGGAGGAGATGCCGAACTCGCCCGCGAGGCGCAGGAGTTCCAGCAGCACCTGCGGGAGAAGGGACCTGCGCTGCCGGGGCACCGCGCTGTCGTCGGCGTCGCGCAGCCGACCGTGCAGAGTCTGCGTCTCGACAGTGGTGTGGTGCACGAGCAGTACCTCTCGTTCGAGCGCAACGGTGACGGGGGCCTGGCCCGTGACCGCAACGGCATCCCGCTTCGCAGGGACCGGGCCGGGGATGGCACGGTCTACCGGGACGCCGCTTCCTTCGGCCCGACCATGGGCGTGACCCCACTCCCGCTGCAGCACGGTGCCCTGGCAAAGGACAGCGTCGCCATCGCCTATATCCGCGCGGTGCTCACCGAGCACGATCAGGACCTCGGCCCCGCGTTGGGTGAGGGGGACATCGGTCTGGACGTCCCGGACTGCGTCGAGGCGGGCCGGCCCTGGTTGCTGCGCCTGAGGCCCGGACCGGGTTCCGTCTTGGACACGTATGCCGGGATCACCTGCACTGTGCAGGACGCCGAGACCGGCCTGCGTGTTGCCACCGGTCGGCTCGGCTGGCACGACGGTGAGATCGGTGCCTCGATCACCCTTCCCGGGCCGGGCCTCTACCGGGTCAGGGCCGATACCGGCGGCAACGCCCCCGTCACCCAACTTGTCCTGGCGCTCGACTCCGACGACGACTGA